Part of the Candidatus Hydrogenedentota bacterium genome, CCGGTTCACGCCCAACCGGGCCCACATGACCACAGCGGCAACCCTGCGCAAGGAGCCTTACTTCCGCGGGGAAGAACGCCTGTCCCTTCTGCAGGACACCCTGCTCGGCGTGCTGCACGAGGTCGGCTGGCGGCCCCAGGCATGGGCTGTGTTTCCCAATCATTATCACCTCGTGGCGGCAGCCCCCGGCGAGGAAGGGGGAGCCCCCTTGTGTTCGCTGGTGCAGCGTGCGCATTCATTGTCGGCACGGGAGCTCAACCGGCTGGATGGAGCGCCCGGACGGAAAGTATGGTTTCAGTACTGGGACACTGTGCTTTCCTATGAGCGCAGCTATTTCGCGCGCCTCAACTACACGCACAACAACCCGGTGAAACATGGCGTGGTGGCATGCGCGGAGAACTACCCCCACTGCTCTGCGGCATGGTTTTCCCAGAACGCGGAGGATGCGTTCAGGAGAAAGGTTGCGTCGTTTGGGTATGGACGTGTGAACGTGGTGGACGACTTCGAGGTGTGAGGTGTCCTCCCGCCCCCGCGCGGGCACGCCCACGCGAAGAAAGGCGGCAGCAAGCTACCGCACTCCAAGGCGCTTCGCGCTGTGCAACGCCGGGGTCACCGGGGGATTTTGGCGCTCTCCCCGCGCGTGGCGGACCGGTTGCCCCTCTCCCGTGTCCCGGGACTACGGCGACTCCTCCCCGGACTCCCCGCCGGGCAGCGGAGGGGGATCTTTCATGCGTGCGGTCTTGGGGGTCAGCAGCTTCAGCGGTGACGGCAGCCCTTTGCGCGCCGCGTGGCGCAGCCACGCGTTCATCCCCACAAAGACCAGTGCGACCACGAGCAGGGGGGCGGAAGAGGGGAGGAGGCCGGCTCCGGATCCAGTCCCGGGCTTCGGGGCGGGATTGGTCCAAATAGCGACGATGATGCACCCCGCCACCGCCGCGCAGAAGACCGCATTGACAATGCGCTTGTATTTGGGAGCCGTGAACAACACGACAAGCCCCACCCAGGTCCACAGACCCGTGACGGCTGCCACTATGATTCCCGCAGCCAATCCGCAGGCACCGGCGGTGTCCTCCTCCATGAAAACCCCGGCCACAATCGTCACAGGGTATCTTGTGCCGATGAGCGTCATGGTGCCGATGATTATCCCACACCACAGTCCGACAACGACAACGACAGGCACCAAACACCATCGCAACAGACCGGGCGGAATCTCCGCGCGCAACTCCCGCGCGAGCCAACCATCCTCTTTTCCCGCGTCCGCCGTCCCCGTCTCTTCCATACTTCCCATACCTCCCATGCTTCCCATGTTCTCCCCCCCCTCAGCCCAGCGGGTGTTTCCGTTCCTTCAACGGGAACTCCACGCGGGCACCGGCCACATGCGACGCGAAGACGGCGGAGACCATCTCGAGGGCGGCGCGGCCGTCGTCGAGGCTCACGGCGGGGGCGCGGTATTCGCAAGTGGCGGCGAGGAGGTCGTCCGTCAGGGGGGCGTAGCGGTCGGCGGAGGCGTTGGTGAGGGTGGTGACCGGCGCGCCGGGCAGGAACTCCCATGCCGCGCCGTTCTCCGCGTCCGTCAACCAGAGGGGCCCGCGCAGCACCCGGATGTAGGGAACGTAGGGCTTGCGCTCCATGCGGATGGAGAGGATGCCCCCGGTGCCGTAGAGGTCCAGCCCCCAGCGGTTGCCGCCCTTTGCGGAGTTGCGCAGGCTGGTGAAGGAGCCCGTGACTCCCTTGTCGAAGCCGAAGACCGCCTGAATCGTGTCGCCGACGACGGGTCCGAGGGGCTCCGTCGCCTCGCGGATGTCCGCGCGCACGGCGGGTTTTCCGTTCACCAGCGCCGTGGCCTGGCACCAGCGCGGGTTCCCGGCGAAGCGGCGCATCAGGTCGAACAGGTGGGGCCCCAGCACCACCAGGTCCTCGCCGCCCGAGCGGTGGTCCTCCTTGCCCCGCGCGCGGATTTCCATCAGGTCGCCGATGAGCCCCTCCCCCACAAGCTTCAGGGCGTGCCGCACCTCCGCGACGAGGCCCCAGTTGAACGCGATGGACCACTTCAGGCCCTTCGCCGCCACGGCCGCCGCCATCTCGTCCGCCTCGGCCAGGTCCACGGCCAGGGGCTTTTCCATGAACCCGTGCGCCCCCACGGCCGCCGCCGCCAGCAGATAGTCCCGGTGCCGCACCGGCGAGCGCGGGCACACCGTCACCAGATAGGGCCGCTCCTTCTCCAGCATCTCCACATGGTCCGCATAGGTGCGCGCCGCGCCGCACTCGGCGGCCCGCTTCGCGCGGCCCGCCTCGTCGGGGTCGCTCAGGCCGACGATCTCCACATCGGTCCGCGTTTCCCACGCCCGGTGAAGGTCATGGCCGAAACCGCCGAGTTTCGTGTCGCCGATGACGCAAATCCGGAACTTCTTCGGCGGTGCCTCCGTCCCCAGGGCCAGCCCGCCCGCCAGCATGCCCGCCGCCCCCAGAAACCCGCGCCGGCTCAGTGCCATGGTCTGCTCCTTTCGGTTCCGGGGCGGCGCCCCGCCCCTCTCCGGATTATGCACGCCTCCTTGCTTGTTTACAAACGGAAACAGGAGACCCCATGGAAGAGTTGACCACCCCCGAGGCCGCCGAGGCCTTTCTGGTCCGGCACGGCGACGCGCCCGTGCTGGTGTTCAAGCACAGCACCCGGTGCCCCATTTCCGCCGCCGCCCTCCGGCGCACCGAGGCCTGGCTGGCGGCGAAGGGGGACGATGCCCCGCCCGCCGCGCGGGTCAACGTGGTGGAGTGCCGTGCGGTTTCCAATTATCTGTCCGAACGGCTGGGGGTTTCCCACGCCTCACCACAGGCCTTTCTGTGCCGTTCGGGCCGGCCGTTCTGGCACGCCTCCCACGGGGCGATCACGGGGGAGGCGCTGGACGGGGTGGAAACACGGGGCATCCCGGAGTAATTCATTGACAAACAGTCCTGTAAGGAGCCGAATTCACCTCTTCTCTTCCGGCCCGGCCCAAGCGCCATATGTTGTGGCACTTTTCTCATCCAACCCAAGAGGTGGCAAAGCATAAAGTTCTTGACATCGGTTACCAGTTGTGGTAGAACCTTAATGACTCGGTGAAGGGCGAAATCCCCGGAAACCCGGGGGTGCGCCGTCAGCGGGTATTTAATTGGCTTCATTCATACTTGCATGATTGGTTGGACAACCGGAGAAGACGATGAGCGCATTGATCACCACCTGTTCCTCGGAGACTGTGGTGCTCGCCGACTACTGCGTCCCCCGCAACGAGGCCGAGCGCCTGCACATCGAGGCCCACAAGTACTTCCTGTCCCAGAAACGCGGCTATGACGTGGGCTGGGACGGCGCCGCCGCCGACTGGTTTGAGCGCTACGCCCAGCGGTACCGCGAGTGGCGCCAGCGCCGGATGCTGGAGCGGCAGGCCGAGCAGATCTACAAGCACAAGTTCCTGCGCTCCATGGAGGAGCAGCGCGACCTCGGCATGACCGCCAAGTTTGAGTGGGTCAGCCTGTACGCGGCCTCCTGGCGCGAATGGTACGAGCGCGAGTTCTACGACCACGACGACCTCAACGAGGGCGAAGTGCTCGACCTGGACCGCCTGTAGGAGACGGCGGAAAGTGGTCGGCCCCGGCCGAAGGCCCACTGGGCCGCCCGGTGCCCCGCCATCTCGTGGTTACAATATGACCACCTGATGGTCATATTGTCAGGTTTTCAAGCCGCGCTCAGGCCTCTTCGGCGCGGACGGCAGGGGTGTCCCCCCAGACCTCGCTGCCCGCGACAATGGCCCCCCCGCAGCTCCAGAAAAAGTCCACGGTGCGGGAGTGCCGCATGTCGGGGCGCTTGTAGATGGTGAGGTCCGGCGCGGCCGCGCGGGCCAGCGCCACGGCCGCGTCGTAGGCCGCCCCCGAGAGGGCCAGTTCCGCCGCGTGGCGGGCGCCGCCGCGGCCCACCGGCAGGAAGCGGTACAGGTGCCAGGCGTGCAGCCGTCCGCCGTCTTCCACATGGCGGTTCAGCCGCGCCGCGATCCCGCCGATTTCCCGCACGTTGAGGGCGTTCACCACCGTGGACACCGTCACCTCGCGCCCGGCGGCGCGGAGCTCCTCCAGCCGCCGCAGGATCAGCCGGTGGTGGCTTTCCCCCGCCCGGCCGCCGGACGGCCGCAGCCGGTCGTGCGTCTCCGCCGCCGCGCCGTCCAGGGGGAGCACATAGCGGTCCACGGCGTCGAACCCCGGATAGCCCGGCGGCAGCAGCCGTCCGTTCGTGCCCAGTTGCACCAGGAACCCCCGCGCCTTCGCCGCGCGGGCCGCCGCGCGCCAGTCATGGGGCCATTCCGTGGGTTCCCCGCCGCCGATGACCACTTCTCCAAACCCCCGCTCGTCCAGCAGGTCCAGGGTCCGTTCGAACAACGCGGGGGTCATGCCCTCCAGCGCCGTGCCGGAGACGCAGAAGAGGCAGCGCATGGCGCAGCCGCCGTGCAGGAACACAACGGCTATGCGGCGCTCCGCGCCGGGGACGGGGGGGTATTGCAGCGGGGCTTCGGGCATGTCGCGCGGAAGTATACCACTCATTTCGGGGCGATGCCGTCCATTTCCGCCAGCTCCTCCGGCGTGAACGCCGGGCCGTCCAGCGCGGCCACGCACTCCCGGATTTGTTCAGGTGTGCGCGCGCCGATGAGCGCGCTCGTGACCCGCGGGTCGCGCAGCACCCACGACAGCGCCGCCTGCGCCAGCGACTGCCCGCGCCGTTTGGCGACCGCCGACAGCCGACGCGCCTGGTCCACCCGCGCCGGCGTCACCTGGTCCGGGCGCAGATAGCCGTCGGGGTCCGCCGCCCGCGACACCGGCGGGATCGGCACGGCCGGGTCGAGGTACTTCTCCGACAGGAGCCCCTGCGCGAGGGGCGAGAACACGATGACGCCCGTGCCCTCCGCCGCCGTGTGCTCGAGCAGGTCGTCCTCGATCCACCGGTCGAACAGGTTGTAGCGCGGCTGGTGGATGGTGACGGGGGCCCACCCGCGCTCCCGCATAATGCGCACCGCCTCCAGGAAGCGCGGGCCGCGGTAGTTGCTCACGCCCGCATAGAGCGCCTTGCCCTGGCGCACCGCCTGTTCCAGCGCCGACAGCGTCTCCTCCAGCGGCGTGTCCGGGTCCGGCCGGTGCGAGTAGAAAATGTCCACATAGTCGAGGCCCATGCGCCGCAGCGACTGGTCCAGGCTCGCCAGCAGATACTTCCGGCTGCCCCATTCCCCGTAGGGCCCCGGCCACATGCGGTAGCCCGCCTTCGTCGAGATGATCAGCTCGTCCCGGTGCGCCGCGAAATCCTCCTTCAGGATGCGCCCGAACCGCTCCTCCGCGCCCCCCGGTTCCGGGCCATAATTGTTCGCGAGGTCGAAATGCGTGACCCCCAGGTCAAACGCCGTCCGCAGCATGGCGCGGCACGCGTCATGGTCCGCCCGCGTCCCGAAATTGTGCCACAGCCCCAGCGAAACCGCCGGCAGCAGCAGCCCGCTCCGCCCGCAGCGGCGGTATTTCATGCGTTCATAGCGGTCCTCGGCAAATCCCATGATGCGCGTCTCCTTTGGTTCCGGGGGAACATTGAACCATAACGCGCCGCCCCGGGGAAACACTCCCGCGTGAAACGCGGGGCGCGGAGTAGTGAGTCTGGAGTCTGGAGTCTGGAGTCTGGAGTCTGGAGGAAGAGGGAAGAGGGAAGAGGGAAGAGGGAAGAGTCAGGCGGGGCGGAAGGAGCGGATGAGTCCGTTGAGAACCTTCGACACCTCCTCGGATTGTGCTTCGAGCGCACCGGCGTCTTCAGTCCCAAGATAGCCCAGCCGGCGGGCGAGGCTGACTTGGTACTCCACCTCGCGGGATGAGCCATACGCCATGTGGAGAAAATGAACAAAGTCCGCCTCCGAATTGCGGCCGCATCCCTCCACGATGTTGGAGGCGATGGACACCGCAGCGCGGCGAAGCTGGCTGGTCAGGCCGAACAGTTCCTCCCGGGGAAACGTTTTCGTCGCCTGATACAGCGCGAGCACCAAGGCGTCGGCCAGCTCAAACGCCCGCAGTTTTCGATGATCACGCATGCTCCCAACTCCCACTGTTCAAACGTTCCCAACGGTCCCACGATAAGACGTTAGCACGAAGCGATTTCGTTTGTCACCTACGTCTGCTATCCCTTCACGCGCCCTCTTTTCTTCCTCCAGACTCCAGACTCCAGACTCCAGACGCGAAAGGTCAACACATGTCTCTAGTCCCCCTTCCCATCGCCTCGATCTACACCCGCAACGGCGCGCCCGCGCCGCTGCCCGCGCGCATGGCATGGTGCGCCCCGGACCTCCGCAACGCGCTGCTTGCCCTCGATGCCGAAGTGGCCCGGCGCGGGGGCGCGTTGCGGCTTTCCGACCTGTTCCGTTCGGCGGAGATGCAGGACCGCGCCCACGCCGACTGGAAGTCGGGCCGCAAGCGCGCTTTCAGCCCGCCCGCCGGACAGAGCCTCCACGAGGCGGGCCGCGCCTTTGATCTCGACCTCGCCGCGCTGCGGATGCCGCTCGCGGAGTTCTGGCGGCTGGCCGCGCCCCACGGCGTTGTGCCGGTCATCGAGACTCCCTGCGCCACCTCCCTCGAGGCGTGGCACTTCGAGCGGCCCGGCAGCCACGCGCTGGTCCGGGCGTACTGCGCGACGCCTGACGGCGCGGTCCAGGGCGTTCCCGCGCGCCGGGTGATGGTGGAGAGCGCCCTGCTGGCCGTGGGCCTCCGCGCGCCGCGTCTTGGCGCCCGCCAGCGGGAGGGCCTCGTCCAGACCGCGCTCATCCGGCTGGGCGCGTCCCCCGGCCCGGTGGACGGCATTGTCGGCCGCCGGACCCGCGCCGCCCTCGAAGGTTTCGGCCTGGAGTGGGCCGATCCGGAGGACACGGTGCGGATGCTTGAGCACCTTCTCCGGGCGCGTTTTCCCGAAGAGCACGGCGTCTCCGGGCCGCCGCAGTGAGCGCGGCGCCGTCCGGTATTTCGCACTTCGCACAGGCGTGTGGTATACTGGCCGCCGTCTGCCGCCGCCCGCCGGCAAGCGGACAGACCACGCCCGGACAGGGCGCCGCGAGGCCGCGTCCGGGCCCCCATTCACCAACCGCCGGCATAGGAATACCTGCGATGCCCAAGAAGATCATGGTGGTTCCGGAGAAGGTGCGCCAACACGCCACGCTGAAAATCCGGGAAATCCCCGTTAACGCCTACAAGAGCACCGTCAGCGACGAGATCAAGTCGGGTTCCGACGTCACGCTGGAGACCTGCCTGCGCGTGTACCGCGACATGGCGCTGATCCGCGAGTTCGAGACCATGCTCGACAACATCAAGAAGCTGGGCGCCTACCGGGGCATCGAGTACAGCCACGCGGGCCCGGCGCACCTGAGCATCGGCCAGGAGGGCGCGGCGGTCGGCGAGGCGCTCCACCTCACGGTGGACGACCACGTCTACGGCAGCCACCGCAGCCACGGCGAGTTCATCGCGAAGGGGCTGCGGGCGGTGCAGGATCTGGCGGGCGGCGGGCTGGAGGGGATCATGACGTCCTACTTCGGCGGCGCGACCCTGAAGGTGGTGGAGGCGAACGAGCCCGACTGGACGGGGCTGTCGCTGACCCCGGCGGGGAAGAAGA contains:
- a CDS encoding Gfo/Idh/MocA family oxidoreductase, with protein sequence MALSRRGFLGAAGMLAGGLALGTEAPPKKFRICVIGDTKLGGFGHDLHRAWETRTDVEIVGLSDPDEAGRAKRAAECGAARTYADHVEMLEKERPYLVTVCPRSPVRHRDYLLAAAAVGAHGFMEKPLAVDLAEADEMAAAVAAKGLKWSIAFNWGLVAEVRHALKLVGEGLIGDLMEIRARGKEDHRSGGEDLVVLGPHLFDLMRRFAGNPRWCQATALVNGKPAVRADIREATEPLGPVVGDTIQAVFGFDKGVTGSFTSLRNSAKGGNRWGLDLYGTGGILSIRMERKPYVPYIRVLRGPLWLTDAENGAAWEFLPGAPVTTLTNASADRYAPLTDDLLAATCEYRAPAVSLDDGRAALEMVSAVFASHVAGARVEFPLKERKHPLG
- the ytxJ gene encoding bacillithiol system redox-active protein YtxJ; translation: MEELTTPEAAEAFLVRHGDAPVLVFKHSTRCPISAAALRRTEAWLAAKGDDAPPAARVNVVECRAVSNYLSERLGVSHASPQAFLCRSGRPFWHASHGAITGEALDGVETRGIPE
- a CDS encoding radical SAM protein, whose amino-acid sequence is MSGILPRDMPEAPLQYPPVPGAERRIAVVFLHGGCAMRCLFCVSGTALEGMTPALFERTLDLLDERGFGEVVIGGGEPTEWPHDWRAAARAAKARGFLVQLGTNGRLLPPGYPGFDAVDRYVLPLDGAAAETHDRLRPSGGRAGESHHRLILRRLEELRAAGREVTVSTVVNALNVREIGGIAARLNRHVEDGGRLHAWHLYRFLPVGRGGARHAAELALSGAAYDAAVALARAAAPDLTIYKRPDMRHSRTVDFFWSCGGAIVAGSEVWGDTPAVRAEEA
- a CDS encoding four helix bundle protein; the protein is MRDHRKLRAFELADALVLALYQATKTFPREELFGLTSQLRRAAVSIASNIVEGCGRNSEADFVHFLHMAYGSSREVEYQVSLARRLGYLGTEDAGALEAQSEEVSKVLNGLIRSFRPA